The Branchiostoma lanceolatum isolate klBraLanc5 chromosome 1, klBraLanc5.hap2, whole genome shotgun sequence genomic sequence ACGCCTGGAAAATGCAGATTCTTTTGTTTTATGGCTACTTTTTGTGACTATGTGTGAGCTTTGGGTGGCGTGTCAAGATATGCGTATGCTGCCGtacataatgaatgaatgaagacctttaaattgcacatttttgccacactggcctaagtacaggtcacaacaaaacaaaatatgttgGTAGATATGCTTCTTGATGGAAGACGCCCATAATCAAATGTGTCAACTCACAAATTACACCATAAATTAGATATAAAGCCGCTATTGGTAATGGTTGTAGACAATGGCTGAATGATGTTCAAGAATGCATGAGTGCTGCTCATCATAGATGTCACGTTTTTCCTTACGTGCTTGTCATCATGATTGTAAACTCAGAGATCATTTCATAAGATGCTTTAATTAAGACGTGCACAGCATTCAGACTCGCCTTGACGAGCGGGTGCTCGTGGTGCgtgaggaagatgaagaaggcGGCAAGGGTGCAGATGACGCCCCCTAGCGAGATGGCCGTGAGTATCATGCCAGTGAATGAGCTGTGGGTCAGCCACACCGCTGGGATCGTCACGCATTCTGTAAACGGCGATTAAGAAGAAGCGTTAATAATTCACGCTAATATAGTGGTAGTAAAACAACTGCTGAATGGGACGTTAGAGTTAAGTGACAAAGCGTCactaaactgtaaatgcagaaaagttcgcggtggttttatgtttgcagttttcacagtaaactctttaccgcaaacttaaaaccaccgcgaaaagccgttccattgtgtaacTGTAGCGCTAGTATAATTCTTTCAAACgagaactcaaaaccaccacgaacactccagtTTCTCCCTCCCGCGAAATTatatccccgcgaacatttctgcatttacagtataccacaGATAAATCTGACATACAAGAACGTCATTTACTTACCGTTAGCCTCCACAGTCTCCAAAAGCGAACACTGGACGCAGCAGGTCCCGTTGACCACAACGTGGTTGTCCGGACACGGGACGCAGTCCCAGCAGCACGGGTTGAGCCGCTGGACCCGCTGCCGGTCTGCGGGACAAGGCTCGCTGCACACCGACCTCGGAACCTCGGCGTGGCACGAACCTTCGCTCTCTACGTCTGGTAATAATGagaatgaagtttattgcatattcatgctcCACTTGGGCTAAATGCAGCAAGTCAGATACAAGAGAGTAATAGTAAAACTATGCTACGTTTTATCTCTACCTATAGTTTACATGcgtcttctctcttcttgaaacatgtgTAGACGAATTTACAGCTTTTCAATCACATTGTGGTCAACTGATGACATTATATATGAGAACATGCCATCCTTTGTTAGGTGTGCATATTTCTGTTCTAGCTGTATGCCATTAATGTAGGCAATGACGATATCAATATTGACTACTTTCTCTACTACCTACCAAGTTACCATTCAATAATATCCGGGGATAAGGATTCTCTGCTCAGCAAACAGGTACGTTATAACAATGCAGATATTTTGGGATCCGATATTTTAATGATCTCTTGATACTGTACATTTTACTTTTATAAAGAGAGCTTACCATGAGGTTTAGGCTTTTGATGCTGGTACGGATATTCCTGGTGTTGTGGATATGTCGGTGCCCGAGTCCAGTTCCAGACGATTTTGTCCAGGTCGACACTGATGGAGCGGTCCAGGGAGTCCCACTTTCCAATGATCACGTGCTCAAAACCGCCGTCCGCTCGCCGCTGGAGGTTCCTGACGTCATACCTGCCCATGACGTCACCGTTAGCGTCGAACTTGACCCGACCGCACGAGCCGTCAAACGTCGTGTTCAGCAGGGTGTCCCTGGGGaatgatgttgaaaaattaAAAGCGCAGCAAACGTCTGTGTGGCTATTCATTTTCATCTGTTGATGAATTCAGGTTGATAAATTGTTGTTTTCGTCAGTTAATATTTCAACTACTGACTCAATTTATTTCTACCATTACGACTAGATACTAACTGCTATCAATAAGAATGCCTTGAATCAATTGTGATACATCGTTAGTGAAAAATGTGTTCTATTTGAATATTTATATCTAGGCTGCCCCATTAGACTACCCTCAAACTAGAAGAAATGTCACCAAGTGTGCAGCGACGGTTGGATGGAAATTCGTCGCCTAACGACTGCTGACAAAACTGCAGACTGTAAGGGAATGACCatttataagaaaaatataattttaaCCGTTTACCTTAAAGTGACACCCTTGCACGAAGATGCCAGAAGACATTCAACTTTCTGACCACACGCTTTCATCAGGGAGTCAAGCGCATGCGCGTATGCAAATACCGCGTCCCGCACGTAGTGCACAATGGGATCGTCTCTTTCCGCCGCCATGAAGGCGTTGCAGGAATCTGAGGTCAGGTTACAGGTCGTTTTCTCGATCATACCGGCCGCTAGGGAACAACAACATAAAGTCTGATGAAATGGACGTTGTTTGATTGAATACCACAGGACCAAAAATGATGGTACCCGAATACCAGCAAAGTCCTGTAATATTTACTTTTATACTCTTTGGTAGTAAATCCAACTCTTCATGCAGTGTATTTGTTAGCTATCTTAATGCAAAAGTGATAACCATAACTTTTTAAGAGACAATGAATATCATATTACTGAATCCACAACTCTAACACCCCCATTCCTTAAACCAGGCTGCGAACTCGCTGCGacaccaaagatttgacagatcgcatatcgctcaacgaatttcaacgattaaaacaacatttttacgctttttgtgctttgttgtccCTTTAGGcacacttttacattttgcatcatattccaattatgaagtcaagggttacacaaacccAATCTAGATTCTAAGTCGCAgagaggtcgcagagagagcgccgtCTAgcggaatgggggggggggggtgctaacCAATCATCTCGTCGAGCCATGGGTTGTTCTTGCCGGCGTTGAAAGCCGCGAAGCTCCCTGCACACCTGGCCGGCTGGAAGGTGATGGCACCGAGAGCGGCCATCTCGTTCCCAGACATCTCCTCAGTCGTGGTGCCCCACCCGTCACTCCCCACCCACACAAACTGTCCTGTCGTGTTCAGCCGCAAGGAGGCGCTGAGAAGCATGTTCGTTTCGAATATGGTAGTGAACATGATGACGACCCGCGCCTTGTAAGAGATAGAGACAGAAGACCTTCAAGTGAAAAGGAACCTGACGTGTTGTTTTCAACTCGTTATTGTAAAAGAGAACAGGACATCTCATCTCATCCTTGAAATATCATAAATTAGTTTTTATGATTATTTGTCATGCATTGTCATTACTTGTGAATTTCTAGCAGATTCTGTCAGTGCATTTTCCCATACGGCAATAGACATACAATACATAAAGCAGGACAGGAAATGAGATGACCATACATAACCTATTCTATGACCTTTCTCGgtcctttgacctaacttcctgtcactaTCCCTGATGGGCCAAGCTACCTGTGAATTTGAACCCGGGCCAACTCCACTTCCTGCCACCCACCTGAAATGACTTGGAACCCAGGCCAACCCTGGACTAGGGCCAGTGGAAACAAACCTAAgcgcacaccaagacaaacaaacaaacaaaggaggtAACAATGCAATTAGCATGGAAATACAGAAATGACCTACCTCTGGGAAGGACTGCAGTTTCTGGATGACGCCTTCCACGTGCCGATCTGTGGAGCTCCTACAGACCTGCTGGACGGTGGCGATACAGATGTCTGTCTGTTCAATCTCATCCTGTAAGGCACGCATCCCTGCAGACGGAACAATGGAGTCGATAACAATTGTTTATTTGCCTTTAAGCAGCGGTTGCGGTTCCGCTTAGTTTTAACGtctttttaggcttttttgtcggttttctattttgtcacggcTTCTTTCGGCCGCCAATACCATTGGAGTCGGCGAccaaatgaacaaaaacaagacgaaacccaaccactgcttggagagtattgtttattgttgtagAAAAAATTGCTCGTCACAGAATTCAATCCACCAAAACTCACCTTCGAACCCGTATCCTCCATCTGAGTACACGAGCGACACGTACGTCCAGTTAAAGTACTGCAGGAGGTCTACAATCGCCGCTGCCTGTTACAGACAGAGTAAAATGTATTCTTTACTAGATAGTTTTTCATTAGCATAGTCTAGTAGCATACACATGTAAGGTTGTACTTTTTCCTTACAAATAGGCAGTTTCCCCAAGCTTACCCAATTGTAGTTGCaaaaaattctttaaaaaagtCAAACTAATCTAGAGATCCTCGCCCGTCACTTTCAATGTTTTTGAGAGGGTCTTAGATGTTCACCCTTTGAGCAGGAACCTTGTAAAATAAAAAGgtaattgaggtgaagcatatactttttcaagtagctagtggtagtgcaatgcggcttcgctacagctcgcgtttttggccaagcacaccgggtcacccgtactcttctcgataagtgttaACCTTGCACATTATGAAATACTGCAGTGAGTAGCGGAAATTTGGCGATTTGATTTACCTGCAGATTATCAGGTGTCGCTGTGCGAAGGAAGAACGGGTACTGCGTCTTGTCTGACAGCTGATGACTGGTGGAGATGTAGCTGATCATCGGGATCTAGGTAAAGGTAACCTCCACTAACATTTATCCGCCAgattacataaatccaccgctTTAAAAAAAACGGTATGTTTTAGAGATCTCTGGTGaggcacccccaggtatgcacagtatagatatacaggagtggcatactgggggacgttgggttggagatctgtttggatgtatcttttcggCGGAATTAAGTAACCtaatggaattatgttagtatatgtaatatctcACAATTAGGCAACAGTtattaaaatgaagaaaaaaaattctgaaagtTTGACGTATTGATGCACTAAAACTTCGGGTAATTTGCCCACAATTTGACACAAAAATAATGCCGTCAAATCCACGCGTGACTTACCTGTTGTAACGCGAGAAGGTGCGAGACCAGAATTGATGACGTACTGAATGACGCACCAACCACTCCTACCAGGTTGGAGTATCTGCCGTGGTAATAACACCAAGTTTAGTAATGTCATATGGCTTATTACACGAACTCCGGAGAACGAATGGCAGGTGACTTTGCAGCAATATTTTGATGATTAAAAGTTCACTAGTCTTATGATCTAACATCGTGTAGTGGTTCCTCACATCAAAATGTAATAGAAACAAAATTCTATTGAAGACGATATTTTTTTCAGGTGGTGCTTTGGCTAGAAAGAATTTCTTCATCCTTCCTCCATTTATCAAGAATCCCTGGCATAGATTTCAGTCTTTTAGTTTAGGTTACTTCTTCTCGTAGCCTTCCACTTTTACTTTTACTACTTCTACCCCTATTCAGAGTACGTTTTGTACAGTTTCTTACTTCTGGCAGGATATTTTCCTGTCACAGCGATGATGGATAAAGTTGAGGCTCTGGTTCAGCGCTATGGACTCCCGGGAACAGGTGTCAAAGATGGCGTAGCCTAACGTCACACCGGGGAGGATGCCGGGATTGTTGTTGACGTCATCCACGGCCTGAGCCATGGCCAGTAGGCGCTGGACGCGGGACGGCCCCAGGAGAGAGCCACACTGGTCATAGCCTTTGTACCTTATGGGGACACAAATAGGAAACTAGCTATACACAAAAGACGCAACTCTTCACCTCAACTGTGAGGAAAACATTTGGCAACCTAGCGGCTGATTCAAAAGCCATCAACACTCACAACGACTATTAATGAGTAAATAACCTGTAGCTACTGAGTAGAAAATAAACGTCAATACTCCATACCTATGGATTATGATAgaaattccccccccccccaaatcgtCACATTAACCTGACTCCTGAATTGCGGGGGAGAGAAACTTCGCTTCTCACATTGATGCCCTATGGTACAAACTTTGGGTCAGCATTAGGTGCCTTTAGGTTTTACGGTGACAATTGGTCGGGACAATAAGCACTGCGGAAAAACTGTTATTTCCATTCAACCCAAGGGTTTGCATAGCATGGACCTTGGATGTAACACTATTTGGAGTAGCACAACAATACAGAATTATATATTAGAGAACTATACAAAGCAATGTTGTTGAAGGCAATCTTTTTCAAATATCAAGGAACCAGTAGTTACTGTACTTACCCGTGGATAGGAAACAGCCCACCGAGGATAACAGTCCCCTCTTTGTAGTAACACACGTACGTCCCTAGAACCGTCGTACaagacatcaacaggagaactAAATACCAGCTCTGAGACATATCTTCAGCGGATCAGCGGATTCATGGCCAAAAAAGCAACAGTGTGCCCTTTCAACACTGTTATAAGATGATCCAAGAGCCGCTAAGGCCTTCCGTCCAAGCCAGTTGCCCTGCCGATGTGATCGTGCTGTAGTGCGTTACTTGCCCACTGACATATGTGTTCATCATCCGTTTCCTCTTATATAATTGTCTATATTAAAAACGCGTAATCTAAAACCACACATGATATCAACGCAAACAGACTGACGTGTGAGAGTCGATTGGCTGATAAACTATCGCCGCACGGGGGAATGTTGATTGGTGGGACTAATTCTAAGTGTGTGCTCTCCACTACAACGATTTATTGGCTGATAACTCCCACAATTTTCATTCCTCGGTAGACTCGACATATTGCGACTGTATTCTTGGAAAGCCCGTCTGCCGCTATTAAGAAATAGGACAACTTTATTGTTGTTTGTTAGCATCACGAAGGCGGAATGTGTTTAAAACGGGAAAATGGCTGCAGCCCTCACACTATATTATGGGGGTTTAGGCACAATGCTTATATATTTTCAGTTAAACGAAATTTCAGTTTCTGATGCTTGGGAGTAGCGTCACCTACAATTACAATCAGTCTCCTACGTCCTAaagttgaagtacatgtatctatcaaatttttcccttttttcattGCGAAGAAATCGACAGTTGGATTTGCTTGCAATAAAGGAGAGCTTACCCTAGTCTTGAATAACCTGATTAGAAAATCACAACAGTTTACAAGTGACATTTCATAATGTCAATCTGATCGAATATCGTTATTTCAAGCACGCCAACAAAGGATGGAAGCATCAATGAATGTATACATGTCTGGTATCAGATACCTTCATTAGGAAGAATGTGACTATATTAAGATTGACATGAATACGACATGGAAACATTTCCGAGTATCGTTCTGTACTTGAAGGCCAAGGTCAGGTCAAAAGTCTTGAATGTGCCATTCGGTACCTTATGATGTAATCGGTGATCTTTTAGGCATTAAcctttttgaaaacaattttaagaTACACGTCAGTGGCAAAATTGATAGATTTATCAACATCCGGTATGGTTGACTGAGGAAATTATAGACATTGCTCGAACACTAGCTGTGCCGAGTGCCGCTAAAATGATGTGATTTCCGAAATCAACATTGCATGGATCACTGGGGGCATTTAATTGCGACATATAGTTACATGAACTGCAGAAGTTAAGCCCGTTGGACACGTACAGTTGGCTGTCGCCAATGTGATTTCCTAAATCAAGTATAGAAGGACATTCTTATCCCTCCCATGGGCAGCAAATGGTTAGTAGTGCTAACTACCTATTCTTTGcccaagggaaagctatgcatATCTTCTTATCAAGGCTTAATTTCGGGGGGGCTTGCTATATGACAGGatcatcaacaaaaatatttgcgCTGAACGGAGCAAAATCATCCTTTCAAAGGTGGAATATTCTGTTACGGGCAAGTTAATCCAATAGTCAATATGTGCAAATTTCcctacaggatcatcctgtcaataacaataGTCTTTCGGAAATCAAATGCCTAATTTCCAAATCGCCTGGGCGAAAGCCATGCAATGTGCTGTTCTAATTTCTGCAGTGTTAATATCTTCCGCTAAATGTCCCCAGTGATCCATGTAGCGTCAGAAAGGTATTTTGCGGCAGTGAAGCCGTTTTGCGGCTCTAGCAGACGCACTGGAAGGAAGCAGCATGTCGACTGACCAAGCCCTGGAAAGTTTCGAACGCTGGCGAGCAAAggggaagaaaaagaaggagaaAGCTAAGGGCAAAGCGACTGTGAAGAAGAAAGCATGGGAGATAGAAAAAGAGATCATCGCGAAACTGCAGCAGAAGTACAAGGATGTGAGTAGTAGGAGCATGTTGTAGCACGcacgtgtggggaggggggcaagagtAAACTTGTGTGGTAGAACTAAAGTAAAGTTTCTGGTTCATATTTCTACTAGTACttttataatgttacatatcCCCTGATTGTTGCCTTACCTAGTAATACTGCAATATTACTAGCAAAGAATGATTGTGCCTTCAACTCAACGGGTATGCAATAAAGGGGGttgccctaccttaggacgcgccctaacttaggacggattttttagtgatcttgttatgcataagtacgccgtgtttgtgtccactgactatgctcataaggaagataaataaaccaagtccatgcacataatttttatttgcattcaaaacatatgtgtactctcacctctcaaatagaagtaccccctggaatagaagtaccccccggacaaattttcaaaatgtaatataagtaccccctggaataaaagtaccccccggaaaatttcaaaaatcgacagtcgaggctaggtaaactgtgaccatacatgtacaactgtcactgtcagagggaaataagataataagcaggtaggtaacttatatttagtcaattatgccatacctattaagtatatagatattgaacagaataaatgtccatagcttgttcaaatcatgatgatcttcctcgcctcttcgtaaaatataatagtaatattgaaaaattgggcataggtaaccccgctatgacccctaaccgggggccacggtgctttcaaattcaacaagtgaaaatgtacatgatacatgctttttctacttggaacttgaagcaagtgatcaaagaaaattgttatatcattttattatgactggcaatcagtgacatataacaaaaatcatcagagtacttttaaaagttaaatttcatttcatttcattttatttatacaggggaaatacaCCTGATCAtgaaatgtacctgatcatattttctaaagacatcaaccacaaaaaatatgaacacagtccttccacagaagaaatatgtctataaacttttgctccatagcgtcgaaaacaaagtgaagtgaagtgaagtgaactttattgctcaacaatcgtacatggtacaatgtatggcatgaaatcaacaatactacaaggctaatctatcctacaattctaagtatgtaaaatatttttgaaaccagtgtatttgttacaatattaatcatgtatgggtaattctgtctcgcttttcgaatgatttatggagaaattgacctatgtacatggatataggagtcggacatgacaacagtacatagaaaatatcgctctgtgtaccagatagggtgaagtttgttttaGTAATATTAGtctgagacgctcggatttcgagttcccgcggtaaatcccacaatattgaatagagatcgactgtaaaagtagctcaacgtcacagaccgcacatactaagaagttacccattacgtgttgacactagaaacccgcgatgaaccgccaaaattgggaaaatcttacgattatttaaaaaaatgaaccctctgaaaataaatatggcgctgtgtgtctatcgttgcccaaaaaatataatatttccatgcgtttacggtatcattttaaagatcggtatccgcactacgcaatatgctgctagttttactgtcgccatgcctgagagtggcggccatgtttcgcgatttcgcgctgttgtttaccgaatcatatcggacatatttctgccgttttagagattttgtggcctcaaaacacatatcacaagggaagttaagttatgattgttgttttgacgtgttacatgtcttctgcgaacaaataattcttccgccgcgctgccgatactacggatatagtggtcaggaaattattattccctgtgtaggcgagcaccctactgaccatacgtttttgatcagcgtgctttggtttacgatgtaaacagagactatcaaagttatttaataatatatgaaaattgtattttaaaatgtcaatgtcgcgtcttattttccgatttactttgtagcgtcatagcgatatcgaccgatatgttacgagtgccgccaggatacttttcacagggccgtcaaagcggcgagaaaatcaacgccggtaggccgaaaaatagcgaattacgagcaaaaataccggggaaatatgggcagaaaaaccttaacttacgattttagagggattcctggtttgcaaagcctcaatttttcaaaaaataataaacgtgccgtctagaataagaacgtacagggtggaactattggcgaaaaaaaataaacgtaccggtatcatattcatttcttgttttgtcgagaatggtattttgacaataatgatggcaacgctgagtagagggtcactgcgtagctagacggcccgacacctaaatatacgacctgtgccaagcagatatacaactatcatacacataagaaatataacttcataaaacacaaacaaattgggtctttaagtgtttgttgagaagaaaaccgaccaaagaaaacaacgtaaacatcgctgccgtctggcaacgttgttttcccgccattttttggaggCGCGATGGTGGTGGACGGCGATTcgacgcacagctttgtaacgctctaacatgtgattggtactgtctatgaaaaggaaactgaatacagatatggcgaagatatttcccaataagtagacggagtattgttgatgtaagcggtgttgttttttcgtaatgattttgtaagtcgggtcgcatgcaagacgtacgtcgggccgcgcgcaaagtgcgtagtagcctatttcccgccaaaacatgagctgggatgcgctagatatagcccttctcacatgacgttagaagtgcacacagtcaaaattttccggtcaaaagaaagcaagaatatagcagacttcaagccttatttacatttccctaacttcatcaccaacttctgaagagagcaaaattaccaaagcatactaagttaggcacactatctggcgtagcactaaatcagaaggtacattcgtgaaaacgtctcacagcgtttgccgcttgtaactcggagcgtgaagggcccatgaacaatatgaatacatttcttgtccatgtatgttctttagatgaatgtgttcaaaattca encodes the following:
- the LOC136436284 gene encoding metabotropic glutamate receptor 3-like, with the protein product MSSLPRNENWTYVCYYKEGTVILGGLFPIHGYKGYDQCGSLLGPSRVQRLLAMAQAVDDVNNNPGILPGVTLGYAIFDTCSRESIALNQSLNFIHHRCDRKISCQKYSNLVGVVGASFSTSSILVSHLLALQQIPMISYISTSHQLSDKTQYPFFLRTATPDNLQAAAIVDLLQYFNWTYVSLVYSDGGYGFEGMRALQDEIEQTDICIATVQQVCRSSTDRHVEGVIQKLQSFPEARVVIMFTTIFETNMLLSASLRLNTTGQFVWVGSDGWGTTTEEMSGNEMAALGAITFQPARCAGSFAAFNAGKNNPWLDEMIAAGMIEKTTCNLTSDSCNAFMAAERDDPIVHYVRDAVFAYAHALDSLMKACGQKVECLLASSCKGVTLRDTLLNTTFDGSCGRVKFDANGDVMGRYDVRNLQRRADGGFEHVIIGKWDSLDRSISVDLDKIVWNWTRAPTYPQHQEYPYQHQKPKPHDVESEGSCHAEVPRSVCSEPCPADRQRVQRLNPCCWDCVPCPDNHVVVNGTCCVQCSLLETVEANECVTIPAVWLTHSSFTGMILTAISLGGVICTLAAFFIFLTHHEHPLVKASNKHLSRLILLGLFEGYTHVIVICMKPTYVTCLINRLMFGADFTLIYAPLLTKLNQVYRIFSGASTSVVKPRFIGSHAQVFISVLLVLMQLLLTSVNLILTPTKVMSVPTGSGDERGVQLACLTRDNNLHEVVASILYNLVIILLCAYYAFKTRSLPACYNESRFISFQVYTTVVLWVAFIAIYFSVSTPINRTICHAGVLMVNDTSALICFFGPKIYAVYKGKSASRVGVTGSGVYNGRCTTPYPRPPLSFSPASSADPSLKRVETAATDIFSLPSTRISE